In a genomic window of Roseiflexus castenholzii DSM 13941:
- a CDS encoding STAS domain-containing protein — translation MRRGAFRAAGATIVATLVLTLSLAMAAYGEQHIEYTLPGLVAPIVLAGLVIGRRALWIACGAAIVSIALNTLGEVYLPQWFGSISTPDPGPIAFIAGYTLVVVVISLFLDRFGSALREALNQAHERERELEALRASLEQQVAERTASLQQTINELRTSQETVRALSAPALPVLPGVLVLPLIGAFDSRRIADLNRVALNAVDQRRAKVVIFDVTGIALLDTSTAQALLQTAAAVRLLGAESWLVGLRAEVTQTIVMLGVDLRAFRAFASLEDAIGALVRNNNQRTAPAIRGARVWNGMGD, via the coding sequence TTGCGGCGCGGCGCTTTTCGCGCTGCGGGGGCGACCATCGTTGCCACCCTGGTGCTCACGCTCAGCCTGGCGATGGCTGCCTACGGAGAGCAACACATCGAGTATACCCTGCCGGGTCTGGTGGCGCCCATCGTGCTGGCAGGATTGGTCATTGGGCGTCGCGCGCTCTGGATTGCATGCGGCGCCGCGATTGTCAGCATAGCGCTGAACACACTGGGGGAAGTCTATCTGCCGCAATGGTTCGGAAGCATCTCCACGCCAGATCCCGGTCCCATTGCCTTTATCGCGGGATACACCCTTGTGGTGGTTGTCATCAGCCTGTTCCTCGACCGGTTCGGCAGCGCGTTGCGCGAGGCGCTCAATCAAGCGCACGAGCGCGAGCGGGAACTCGAAGCATTGCGCGCCTCGCTGGAACAGCAGGTGGCGGAACGCACCGCTTCGCTCCAGCAGACGATCAACGAGTTGCGCACGTCTCAGGAAACCGTGCGCGCGCTCAGCGCGCCGGCGCTGCCGGTGCTTCCCGGCGTATTGGTGCTGCCGCTGATTGGCGCTTTCGACTCGCGCCGCATTGCGGACTTGAACAGGGTTGCGCTCAATGCCGTCGATCAACGCCGCGCAAAGGTGGTGATCTTCGATGTGACCGGCATTGCCCTACTCGACACCTCTACAGCGCAGGCGCTCTTGCAGACGGCGGCAGCCGTGCGATTGCTCGGCGCCGAGTCCTGGCTGGTCGGTCTGCGCGCCGAAGTAACGCAGACAATCGTGATGCTTGGCGTCGATCTGCGTGCGTTTCGCGCGTTTGCCAGTCTTGAAGATGCGATTGGCGCGCTTGTCCGAAACAATAATCAACGCACCGCGCCCGCGATACGCGGTGCAAGGGTGTGGAATGGCATGGGCGACTGA
- a CDS encoding winged helix-turn-helix domain-containing protein gives MQSGPVPILMVRRQDAAAIQIEWDRPILTVGRDPANDIVIEHPLASRRHARFERDENGYLIRDLESTNGTYVNGERIEGAQVLHNQDRIWVADAEIVFNDPEATQKGPLPLEILKRVRAHEEALRVDSRAKEVYIHGKLLDPPLTVKEFQLLELLYAHKGQVLSKDEIARNVWDYEVYDYNAIDALVYRLRQRIETDPGNPRFVVTVRGFGYKLITQPEHG, from the coding sequence ATGCAGTCGGGACCCGTACCGATCCTGATGGTCCGGCGGCAGGACGCCGCAGCAATTCAGATCGAGTGGGATCGTCCGATCCTGACTGTGGGTCGTGACCCCGCCAACGATATTGTGATCGAACATCCGCTTGCGTCGCGCCGCCATGCGCGCTTCGAGCGCGACGAGAACGGGTATCTGATTCGCGATCTTGAGAGCACCAACGGAACATACGTCAATGGCGAGCGGATCGAAGGGGCGCAAGTGTTGCACAATCAGGATCGCATCTGGGTGGCTGATGCCGAGATTGTGTTCAACGACCCTGAAGCGACGCAGAAGGGACCGCTGCCGCTTGAGATTCTCAAGCGTGTGCGCGCGCACGAGGAGGCGTTGCGTGTCGATAGCCGCGCGAAAGAAGTCTATATCCACGGTAAACTCCTTGATCCGCCGCTGACGGTGAAAGAGTTTCAACTCCTCGAGTTGCTGTATGCCCACAAAGGGCAGGTGTTGAGCAAAGACGAGATTGCCAGGAATGTCTGGGATTACGAGGTGTACGATTACAACGCCATCGATGCGTTGGTCTATCGCCTGCGTCAGCGCATCGAGACCGATCCCGGCAACCCGCGCTTTGTCGTAACGGTGCGGGGATTCGGGTATAAACTGATCACGCAGCCGGAACATGGATGA
- the mfd gene encoding transcription-repair coupling factor: protein MTTTTILSMTALLNEITSLAPVQELMATLRSCAGARLHIAPAPGAARTPLVAAVAVNAAAPMVYVVSTTDAALRAYDDLRQWLGDDRVVIFPAGDALPYEHMSTGSDVLAARMRVLRRLAAFVAADGMPSVIVAPVKALMQPTLTPDELRTGSIRLERGVPCLLDDLMERLIDLGYRYAPTVEEPGEVNRRGGIIDVFPPGDDLPLRIEFFGDEIDSLRRFDPLTQRSEAQISAAIIDPPHEFPLWQRAAALERMRNIDTSTLRREALDEWLRAFEHIQRGERFEGRALFAPFFRDAMDAPATLLRHLPSGAIVALNDALLLAQHAAELDHQAETRRRQQIDAGELPAAFPRPYLRWHELIAQAESLTLADFSNNERPIWDALLPDPVLSDAFQQGNGAEPTIPRPAPDSSDARFRLHLLPERLFLPADLFGGQIRRLVEDIVERLHAGERVIVVTPQAARLQELVAEGMQRDIEPAVDPSLFTAIHGSLDAGFRLPALRLTLFSDSEIFGWRQRRIVTGKQRRRERSVEDRAAFLRGLKPGDYVVHIEHGIAVYEGLVRRSVGGVARDYLNLRYAEGDRLYVPVDQIDRVSRYIGAGDAEPQLTRLGTQDWERAKRKARAAVQDLADELIGLYAQRQLAEGHAFSPDTEWQRELEASFPYVETPDQLKAIIDVKRDMEQPQPMDRLICGDVGFGKTEVALRAAFKAVQDGKQVAVLAPTTVLVQQHYDTFSRRMAAFPVRVEMISRFRSAKEQSDIVRRLARGEIDVIIGTHRLLSKDVVFKDLGLLVVDEEQRFGVRHKERIKQLRTNVDVITLTATPIPRTLHMALAGIRDLSVIDTPPEDRIPIKTYVLPYDENLIREAILRELDRGGQVYFVHNRVQSIYYVADRLRQLVPEARIAVGHGQLDERQLERVMLDFFTGRDDVLVCTTIIESGLDVPNANTIIIDDATHFGLAQLYQLRGRVGRGTQRAYAYLFYRSERPSTPEAQERLQAIQEATELGAGFRIAMRDLEIRGAGNLLGAEQSGHIAAVGFDLYSRLLEQAVRTLKQRLIATNLITGADVLRATPTTETTAPTPLRPSPAPRQPPVRVDEKVLISPLVTLDLPLDAYLPVDYIPDDQVRLAAYQRMAEAQTPEAVHDLRQELRDRFGELPEPAEQLLIWLRIKALALAAGVTSVVTTDEEFIVRLPEGANRQRTRLERRFARTRGIRIGPQFVRIDRRVYNVGGDPAWIEVMCEVLGVLGVKD, encoded by the coding sequence ATGACGACAACGACTATTCTTTCAATGACCGCGCTCCTCAATGAGATTACGTCGCTTGCGCCGGTTCAGGAACTGATGGCGACGCTCCGTTCATGCGCTGGCGCGCGCCTGCACATTGCGCCCGCGCCGGGAGCCGCGCGCACGCCATTGGTTGCTGCCGTCGCTGTCAATGCTGCTGCGCCGATGGTGTATGTCGTGAGCACGACCGATGCAGCATTGCGCGCGTATGACGATCTGCGCCAGTGGCTTGGCGATGATCGGGTGGTGATCTTTCCGGCGGGTGATGCACTGCCGTATGAGCATATGTCTACCGGCAGCGATGTTCTTGCAGCGCGTATGCGCGTTTTGCGTCGCCTGGCTGCGTTCGTTGCCGCCGATGGTATGCCGTCGGTGATCGTTGCTCCGGTCAAGGCGTTGATGCAGCCAACGCTGACGCCGGATGAACTGCGCACCGGCAGTATTCGCCTGGAGCGAGGCGTCCCATGCCTTCTGGACGATCTCATGGAACGGCTGATCGATCTGGGGTACCGCTATGCGCCAACGGTCGAAGAGCCAGGGGAGGTCAATCGGCGTGGCGGCATTATCGACGTGTTTCCGCCGGGAGACGATCTGCCGCTGCGGATTGAGTTCTTTGGCGATGAAATCGATAGCCTCCGCCGTTTCGATCCGTTGACGCAGCGCAGTGAGGCGCAGATCAGCGCCGCGATCATTGATCCACCGCACGAGTTTCCGTTATGGCAGCGCGCGGCGGCCCTGGAGCGCATGCGCAACATTGATACATCGACGTTGCGGCGTGAGGCGCTCGATGAGTGGTTGCGGGCCTTCGAGCATATCCAGCGCGGTGAGCGGTTCGAGGGGCGTGCGCTCTTTGCGCCGTTCTTCCGTGACGCGATGGATGCGCCTGCGACGTTGCTGCGCCATCTGCCGTCGGGCGCTATCGTGGCGCTTAACGATGCCTTGCTTCTGGCGCAGCATGCCGCAGAACTCGATCATCAGGCAGAAACGCGCCGCCGCCAGCAGATCGATGCTGGCGAACTTCCAGCAGCGTTTCCGCGTCCCTATCTGCGCTGGCACGAACTCATCGCACAGGCGGAATCGTTGACGCTGGCGGATTTCAGCAATAACGAGCGACCGATCTGGGACGCGCTCCTCCCTGATCCTGTACTGTCCGATGCGTTTCAGCAGGGCAACGGCGCCGAGCCGACGATCCCGCGCCCGGCGCCGGATTCGTCGGATGCACGGTTTCGCCTGCATCTTCTGCCGGAACGCCTGTTTTTGCCTGCCGATCTGTTTGGTGGGCAGATTCGGCGTCTGGTTGAGGATATTGTCGAACGACTGCATGCTGGCGAGCGGGTCATCGTTGTGACGCCGCAGGCGGCGCGCTTGCAGGAGTTGGTCGCGGAAGGGATGCAGCGCGATATTGAACCGGCAGTCGATCCATCGCTGTTTACTGCTATCCATGGCTCGCTCGACGCCGGGTTCCGTCTGCCCGCGTTGCGCCTGACCCTCTTCAGCGACAGTGAAATCTTTGGTTGGCGGCAGCGCCGGATTGTAACCGGGAAGCAACGGCGACGCGAACGGAGCGTCGAAGATCGCGCAGCGTTCCTGCGCGGTCTGAAACCAGGCGACTATGTGGTCCATATCGAGCACGGCATTGCCGTCTATGAAGGATTGGTGCGGCGCAGCGTCGGCGGCGTCGCGCGCGACTATCTGAACCTGCGGTATGCTGAAGGCGACCGGCTCTACGTTCCGGTCGATCAGATCGACCGCGTTTCGCGGTATATCGGCGCCGGTGATGCCGAACCGCAGTTGACTCGCCTTGGCACGCAGGATTGGGAGCGCGCGAAACGCAAAGCGCGCGCCGCAGTGCAGGACCTGGCGGACGAGTTGATCGGTCTCTATGCGCAGCGCCAGCTGGCAGAGGGGCATGCATTCAGCCCGGATACCGAGTGGCAACGTGAACTCGAAGCCAGTTTTCCATACGTCGAAACCCCCGATCAACTCAAAGCGATCATCGATGTCAAGCGCGATATGGAACAGCCGCAGCCAATGGATCGCCTGATCTGCGGTGATGTCGGGTTTGGCAAGACGGAAGTGGCGCTGCGGGCGGCGTTCAAAGCTGTGCAGGACGGCAAACAGGTGGCGGTGCTGGCGCCAACGACGGTGCTGGTTCAGCAGCACTACGATACCTTCAGCCGGCGCATGGCAGCGTTTCCTGTCCGGGTCGAGATGATTTCGCGCTTTCGTTCGGCAAAGGAACAGAGTGACATCGTGCGACGGCTGGCGCGTGGCGAGATCGATGTGATCATCGGCACCCATCGCCTGCTCTCGAAGGATGTGGTCTTCAAAGATCTCGGATTGCTGGTGGTCGATGAAGAGCAGCGGTTTGGCGTGCGCCATAAAGAACGCATCAAGCAATTGCGTACAAATGTGGACGTTATCACCCTGACAGCAACTCCGATTCCGCGGACGCTCCATATGGCGCTGGCAGGAATTCGTGATCTGAGCGTGATCGACACGCCGCCTGAGGATCGCATTCCGATCAAAACCTATGTCCTTCCATACGACGAGAACCTGATCCGCGAAGCCATCCTGCGCGAACTTGATCGTGGCGGTCAGGTCTACTTCGTTCACAATCGGGTGCAGAGCATTTACTACGTCGCCGACCGGCTGCGCCAGTTAGTGCCGGAAGCCAGAATCGCGGTTGGTCACGGGCAACTCGACGAACGCCAGTTAGAGCGGGTGATGCTCGACTTCTTCACCGGTAGGGATGATGTGTTGGTCTGTACCACGATCATCGAGAGCGGGCTGGATGTTCCAAATGCCAACACGATCATTATCGACGATGCAACGCACTTCGGGCTGGCGCAGTTGTACCAGTTGCGCGGACGGGTGGGGCGCGGCACGCAGCGCGCCTATGCCTACCTCTTCTATCGGTCGGAACGTCCTTCGACGCCGGAGGCGCAGGAGCGACTTCAGGCGATCCAGGAGGCGACTGAACTTGGCGCCGGGTTCCGCATCGCTATGCGCGATCTCGAAATTCGAGGCGCGGGGAATCTGCTCGGCGCCGAGCAGAGCGGGCACATCGCCGCCGTGGGGTTCGATCTCTACTCACGGCTGCTCGAACAGGCTGTGCGCACATTGAAGCAGCGGTTGATTGCGACCAACCTGATCACCGGCGCCGACGTATTGCGCGCGACCCCGACGACAGAGACGACTGCGCCGACCCCGCTGCGACCATCGCCGGCGCCCAGGCAACCGCCGGTCAGGGTCGATGAGAAGGTGCTGATTTCGCCGCTGGTCACCCTCGATCTTCCGCTCGACGCTTATCTGCCCGTCGATTATATTCCTGATGACCAGGTGCGGCTGGCGGCATACCAGCGCATGGCGGAGGCGCAGACGCCAGAAGCAGTGCATGATCTGCGCCAGGAATTGCGGGATCGCTTCGGTGAACTTCCGGAACCGGCGGAACAGTTACTCATCTGGTTGCGGATCAAAGCGCTTGCACTGGCGGCAGGCGTGACGTCGGTGGTCACGACCGATGAGGAGTTCATTGTGCGGCTGCCGGAAGGCGCCAACAGACAGCGGACGCGGTTGGAACGTCGTTTTGCTCGCACCAGGGGCATTCGCATCGGTCCGCAGTTCGTGCGCATCGACCGGCGGGTTTATAACGTGGGGGGCGACCCGGCGTGGATCGAGGTGATGTGCGAGGTGTTGGGGGTGTTGGGGGTGAAGGATTGA
- a CDS encoding alpha/beta fold hydrolase, giving the protein MNPWHTGDVRVNGLTIHYTRTGGAKPPLVLMHGFSDDGLCWTPVAQALEAHFDVIMIDARGHGRSDAPENGYGPLEHASDLAGVITALGLTHLPILGHSMGAITALTLAGARPDLAGALLLEDPPPWWESDTLSAAADDDRWAGMRAWVLQLKRQTRDELIAAQRAATPAWSDDELGPWADAKHRLSLNVINRSAPIEVDWQTMLRHITCPTLLITGDPARGALVKPDHVRSLQHLVPHLQVAHIPDAGHSIRRDQFKRYLEVVQDFLASMGMQG; this is encoded by the coding sequence ATGAATCCCTGGCATACCGGCGATGTTCGAGTCAACGGGTTGACCATTCACTACACACGCACCGGAGGCGCAAAGCCTCCTCTCGTCCTGATGCACGGCTTTTCCGACGATGGATTGTGCTGGACGCCGGTCGCACAGGCACTGGAGGCACACTTCGATGTGATCATGATCGATGCGCGTGGACATGGTCGCTCCGATGCGCCGGAGAACGGCTATGGTCCCCTCGAGCATGCAAGCGATCTTGCAGGAGTGATCACGGCACTCGGTCTCACCCACCTTCCCATCCTGGGGCATTCGATGGGGGCAATCACGGCGCTGACGCTGGCAGGCGCCCGTCCTGATCTGGCAGGCGCCCTGCTGCTGGAAGATCCGCCGCCATGGTGGGAGAGCGATACGCTGAGCGCCGCCGCCGACGACGATCGCTGGGCAGGCATGCGCGCCTGGGTTCTTCAGTTGAAGCGTCAGACACGCGACGAATTGATCGCTGCCCAACGCGCCGCAACACCCGCATGGTCAGACGATGAACTTGGTCCATGGGCGGATGCCAAGCATCGCTTGAGCCTCAATGTTATCAACCGCAGTGCGCCAATTGAGGTCGACTGGCAAACCATGCTGCGACACATCACCTGCCCGACGCTCCTGATCACCGGCGATCCTGCGCGTGGCGCACTGGTGAAGCCAGACCATGTGCGATCGCTGCAACACCTCGTTCCACATCTTCAGGTTGCCCACATCCCTGACGCCGGTCATAGCATTCGTCGCGACCAGTTCAAGCGGTATCTGGAGGTCGTACAGGATTTTCTGGCATCGATGGGAATGCAGGGGTAA
- a CDS encoding serine/threonine-protein kinase yields the protein MTRLIGQTLGRYLVQEEIGRGGMARVYRALDTSLKRTVALKVMAPHLALDPEFERRFEREAVTVANLRHPNIVPVYDIGEAHGLRYIAMEYVRGRTLHAIIRERGALGLALAISIIAPIADALDHAHAQGAVHRDVKPHNILIDIEGRVLLTDFGIAQAPDGERLTRTGIFMGTPEYISPEQASAQRVDGRSDLYSLAIVTYEIITGVVPFSGATPQLIMAHVQSPPPPPSSLAPREPPELDLVLARALAKRPEQRFGSGAAFVEALRIVARRNGVRPVSPEVLADLALPRLASPQTTAPHAAEAAPPAPPSDHMVRAASPTPIGAPSIRARESSPSEVLPPSTARPGRSPAQRGMRWTVIGPIGAGIVIVALVAVLFGAGVFGASGQAQPARPMVTVLLTETPPLPPTWTPVPSPTFTATPRPTETPTPEPPTPIPTTQAPVFIPPPPPPPPPPPTETPTEAPTETPTEAPTETPTETPTETPASPTPSITATTVVTVTASPETATPETTPTATTGSANAGTPSPTTASPSATPDAAPTTLRTPSVTPDTTPTALLTPSATPDAAPTPTP from the coding sequence ATGACCCGCCTTATTGGTCAGACTCTTGGGCGTTATCTGGTGCAGGAAGAAATTGGGCGCGGCGGGATGGCGCGCGTCTACCGTGCATTGGACACCTCGCTCAAGCGTACCGTCGCGCTCAAGGTGATGGCGCCGCACCTGGCGCTCGATCCGGAGTTCGAACGGCGCTTCGAACGTGAGGCGGTCACCGTTGCAAACCTTCGCCATCCCAATATTGTCCCGGTGTACGACATCGGCGAGGCGCACGGATTGCGGTATATCGCCATGGAATATGTGCGCGGGCGCACGTTGCACGCCATTATCCGCGAACGCGGCGCGCTCGGTCTGGCACTGGCGATCAGCATTATCGCGCCAATTGCCGATGCCCTCGACCATGCCCACGCTCAAGGCGCCGTCCACCGCGATGTCAAGCCGCACAACATTCTGATCGATATTGAAGGGCGTGTGCTGCTGACCGATTTCGGCATTGCGCAGGCGCCGGATGGTGAGCGCCTCACGCGCACCGGCATCTTCATGGGAACGCCGGAATACATTTCGCCAGAACAGGCATCGGCACAGCGCGTCGATGGGCGCAGCGATCTCTACTCGCTGGCAATCGTCACCTATGAGATCATTACCGGCGTTGTGCCCTTCTCTGGCGCAACGCCGCAGTTGATCATGGCGCATGTGCAATCGCCGCCGCCGCCACCTTCCTCGCTGGCGCCGCGCGAGCCGCCGGAACTCGACCTGGTGCTGGCGCGCGCGCTTGCCAAGCGCCCTGAACAACGCTTTGGCAGCGGCGCCGCTTTTGTCGAGGCGTTGCGCATCGTCGCCCGCCGCAATGGGGTGCGCCCTGTGTCGCCGGAGGTCCTTGCCGATCTGGCGCTGCCACGCCTTGCATCGCCACAGACGACGGCTCCGCACGCCGCCGAAGCAGCCCCTCCTGCTCCGCCATCCGACCACATGGTGCGCGCTGCATCGCCAACGCCGATTGGCGCGCCGTCGATCCGCGCGAGGGAATCATCTCCATCGGAGGTCTTGCCGCCGTCAACCGCGCGACCCGGTCGGTCGCCTGCACAGCGCGGCATGCGCTGGACGGTCATCGGTCCGATCGGCGCTGGGATTGTGATAGTCGCGCTGGTCGCGGTGCTCTTCGGAGCAGGGGTGTTTGGCGCGTCCGGTCAGGCGCAACCGGCACGTCCAATGGTGACGGTGCTGCTCACCGAAACGCCGCCCCTTCCACCAACCTGGACCCCTGTGCCGTCACCGACGTTTACGGCAACACCGCGTCCAACCGAGACGCCGACCCCCGAACCTCCTACGCCGATTCCGACGACTCAGGCGCCGGTATTTATTCCGCCGCCTCCACCGCCCCCACCACCTCCGCCGACTGAAACGCCGACTGAGGCGCCGACTGAAACGCCGACTGAGGCGCCGACTGAAACGCCGACTGAGACGCCGACTGAGACGCCTGCCTCGCCAACGCCATCCATCACTGCGACAACGGTCGTGACAGTCACCGCTTCTCCCGAAACAGCCACCCCTGAAACGACGCCAACCGCCACCACCGGCTCGGCGAATGCCGGGACGCCATCGCCAACGACTGCGTCTCCTTCTGCCACGCCGGACGCTGCGCCAACCACGTTGCGGACGCCATCTGTCACGCCGGACACCACGCCAACCGCGTTGCTGACGCCATCTGCCACGCCGGACGCCGCGCCCACTCCCACTCCCTGA
- a CDS encoding type 1 glutamine amidotransferase, protein MIWQLRLAHLYPDHMNIYGDRGNVITLQQRCRWRGIACEIVPVGPGATVDWSSIDIAFFGGGQDSGQALIAADFLERQGPALRTAIDDGLVVLAICGGYQLLGHYFLTHTGQRLPGISALDVYTVGGKERLIGNVVVETNPDVFRPAFRLVGFENHSGRTFLGAGVRPLGRALVGRGNNGEDRTEGAVYRNTIGCYLHGSLLPKNPQLADHLIVTALRRRYGDAVALAPLDDALELKAQRVMIERMLRMRQ, encoded by the coding sequence ATGATATGGCAACTACGCCTTGCTCATCTCTACCCCGATCATATGAACATCTACGGTGACCGCGGCAATGTCATCACGCTCCAGCAGCGATGTCGCTGGCGCGGGATTGCCTGCGAGATCGTTCCTGTGGGTCCTGGCGCCACGGTGGACTGGTCCAGCATCGACATCGCCTTCTTTGGCGGCGGGCAGGATAGCGGGCAGGCGCTGATCGCAGCGGATTTCCTGGAGCGGCAGGGACCGGCGCTGCGCACGGCAATCGATGATGGACTCGTGGTGCTGGCGATCTGTGGCGGGTATCAGTTGCTGGGGCATTACTTTCTGACGCACACCGGACAACGACTGCCCGGCATCAGCGCGCTCGACGTGTACACGGTCGGCGGGAAGGAACGCTTGATTGGCAACGTGGTCGTCGAAACAAACCCCGACGTGTTTCGTCCGGCGTTTCGGCTCGTCGGATTCGAGAATCATTCCGGGCGCACCTTCCTGGGCGCGGGTGTTCGTCCGCTCGGTCGCGCGCTTGTCGGGCGCGGCAACAATGGCGAGGACCGAACCGAAGGCGCCGTGTACCGCAACACGATTGGCTGCTACTTGCACGGCTCGCTGTTGCCGAAGAATCCGCAACTTGCCGATCACCTGATTGTGACGGCGCTTCGGCGCAGGTATGGTGACGCCGTTGCTCTTGCGCCGCTCGATGATGCGCTTGAACTGAAAGCGCAGCGGGTGATGATCGAGCGGATGCTGCGTATGAGGCAGTAA
- the aroA gene encoding 3-phosphoshikimate 1-carboxyvinyltransferase, translating to MIHTMIAPRRLRGIIDLPGDKSISHRAVLLNAIATGAAEVANFLTGADCLSTIACVQALGVRVERHEDTVRVFGAGLRSLREPVDVLDCGNSGTTLRLLTGMLAGQEGIFAVLTGDASLRSRPQQRIVAPLRALGATLDGRDRGNRAPLVVRGAYLHGGAYDLPIASAQVKSALLLAALFGDGTLTLTGRTDGRDHTERMLAAMGATITVDGQTIRLTPPDRSEALHPLSLRVPGDPSSATFWWVAAALHPDAELTTTGVCLNPTRTGALDALRAMGAQIDVANQRVEGGEPVGDVTVRSSSLHGIVIEGALIPRLIDELPVLALAAACAEGETIIRDAQELRVKETDRIATVVAGLTALGAVVEPTEDGMIIAGGGNLRGATLESHGDHRLAMTWAIAGLVGAGETTLHGAEAVDVSYPEFWNVLRRIRE from the coding sequence ATGATCCATACGATGATTGCGCCGCGACGGTTACGCGGCATTATCGATCTCCCCGGCGATAAATCGATTTCGCACCGCGCTGTGCTGTTGAATGCGATAGCAACCGGTGCGGCTGAAGTTGCGAACTTTCTCACCGGCGCCGACTGTCTGTCGACGATTGCATGCGTTCAGGCGCTTGGCGTGCGCGTCGAGCGCCATGAGGACACGGTGCGGGTGTTTGGCGCGGGGTTGCGCAGCCTGCGCGAGCCGGTCGATGTGCTGGACTGCGGCAACTCCGGCACAACGCTGCGCCTTTTGACGGGTATGCTTGCCGGTCAGGAGGGGATATTTGCCGTGTTGACCGGCGATGCCTCGCTCCGTTCGCGACCGCAGCAACGGATTGTGGCGCCGCTGCGCGCGCTTGGCGCTACTCTCGACGGGCGGGATCGGGGGAATCGCGCGCCGCTGGTGGTGCGCGGCGCGTATCTTCACGGCGGCGCATACGATCTGCCGATTGCCTCGGCGCAGGTCAAGAGCGCCCTGCTGCTGGCGGCGTTGTTCGGCGACGGAACGCTCACACTGACCGGACGCACCGATGGACGCGATCACACCGAACGCATGCTGGCAGCCATGGGGGCAACAATCACGGTTGATGGACAGACCATCCGGTTGACGCCGCCGGATCGTTCCGAAGCGCTGCACCCGTTGTCGTTGCGAGTTCCGGGCGATCCGTCATCGGCGACGTTCTGGTGGGTGGCAGCCGCGCTCCATCCCGACGCCGAACTGACAACGACGGGCGTTTGCCTGAACCCGACGCGCACCGGCGCACTCGACGCGCTCCGCGCCATGGGAGCGCAGATCGACGTGGCGAATCAGCGTGTCGAAGGCGGCGAACCGGTGGGTGATGTGACTGTGCGTTCTTCGTCTTTGCACGGCATTGTGATTGAAGGAGCGCTTATTCCGCGCCTGATCGACGAACTGCCGGTTCTGGCGCTCGCAGCCGCCTGCGCTGAAGGCGAAACGATCATCCGCGACGCACAGGAATTGCGCGTCAAAGAAACCGATCGCATCGCTACGGTTGTGGCGGGATTGACGGCGCTCGGCGCAGTCGTGGAGCCGACAGAAGACGGCATGATCATTGCAGGCGGCGGCAACCTGCGCGGCGCTACGCTCGAAAGCCACGGCGACCATCGCCTGGCGATGACGTGGGCGATTGCCGGTCTTGTAGGAGCAGGTGAAACAACGCTGCATGGCGCGGAAGCGGTAGATGTGTCATACCCGGAGTTTTGGAATGTGCTGAGGCGGATACGTGAGTGA